From a single Bacillus gobiensis genomic region:
- a CDS encoding YfcC family protein — protein MNTKKFILKFPHTYALIFGITILAALATYFVPSGQFDRVEQGDRTVIVQGSYKEIDAEPVPFFNLFQSIPEGMVQSADIIFYIFLVGGAFGIINKTGTIEASVHLLVNRLKNRGALLIPIVMIAFSVGGATIGMSEETIIFIPIGVAIARALGYDAMTGAAMISLGAAIGFTGGMLNPFSVGIAQSIAEVPLFSAIGYRFIIYFILLGFAIWYLMRYAAKVKANPANSVISDIEAANAAANKSSIEKEESSFTFRHGLVLLIVTAGFALNIFGVFQWKWFLTELSASFIIMGFAAGLAGGLGVNGMFDSFIDGMKEVVYGALIVGFARSIVVVMEHGQIIDTFINSMAGAISTLPNTVNVLGMYITQVIINTFIPSGSGQAATTMPLMAPLADLLGFNRQIAVFAYQYGSGITDSIIPTSGVLMATLAMAGIPYERWIKFVWKLILGWLIISAAAIIVAVLIGIQ, from the coding sequence TTGAACACCAAGAAATTCATTCTCAAATTTCCACATACGTATGCACTTATTTTTGGTATTACCATTCTTGCGGCTTTGGCCACTTACTTTGTGCCATCCGGCCAATTCGACCGGGTAGAACAGGGTGACCGCACAGTTATCGTCCAAGGCAGCTACAAAGAAATAGATGCAGAGCCCGTTCCATTTTTCAATCTGTTTCAATCCATTCCAGAGGGCATGGTACAATCTGCAGACATTATCTTCTATATTTTTCTCGTTGGCGGTGCATTTGGCATCATAAACAAAACAGGAACGATTGAAGCATCCGTTCATTTACTGGTTAATCGGTTGAAAAATAGAGGCGCTCTTTTGATTCCTATTGTTATGATTGCATTTTCAGTCGGCGGCGCCACCATTGGAATGTCTGAAGAAACCATCATTTTCATACCGATCGGTGTTGCTATTGCCCGCGCGCTCGGATATGACGCAATGACAGGTGCGGCAATGATCAGTTTAGGAGCTGCTATCGGCTTTACCGGAGGGATGCTGAATCCTTTCTCCGTTGGTATTGCTCAGTCGATTGCCGAGGTTCCGCTTTTTAGCGCAATCGGTTATCGTTTTATCATTTACTTTATCCTTCTTGGATTTGCTATATGGTATTTGATGAGGTATGCAGCAAAGGTGAAAGCTAATCCGGCTAATAGTGTTATTTCTGACATTGAAGCAGCGAATGCAGCTGCCAACAAATCCTCTATAGAAAAAGAGGAATCTTCTTTCACTTTTCGCCATGGGCTTGTTTTGTTGATCGTTACAGCCGGTTTTGCATTAAATATTTTTGGAGTCTTTCAGTGGAAATGGTTTCTCACCGAATTATCAGCTTCATTTATTATTATGGGATTTGCAGCCGGTCTTGCCGGAGGCCTCGGTGTGAATGGAATGTTTGACTCCTTCATTGATGGAATGAAAGAAGTCGTTTACGGCGCACTCATCGTTGGATTTGCACGTTCCATCGTCGTAGTGATGGAGCACGGACAAATCATAGATACGTTTATTAATAGCATGGCCGGGGCTATCAGCACGCTTCCAAACACAGTGAACGTTCTAGGAATGTACATCACACAGGTTATTATTAATACATTTATTCCATCTGGGAGCGGACAGGCTGCTACTACAATGCCTCTGATGGCTCCACTTGCCGATTTATTAGGATTTAATCGCCAAATAGCCGTGTTTGCTTATCAGTACGGAAGCGGCATTACTGATTCTATTATTCCGACCTCAGGTGTATTGATGGCGACCCTGGCGATGGCTGGAATTCCTTATGAACGATGGATCAAATTTGTATGGAAGCTGATTTTAGGCTGGCTTATCATCTCTGCAGCCGCGATCATCGTTGCAGTGCTGATTGGTATCCAATAA
- the erm gene encoding 23S ribosomal RNA methyltransferase Erm, with product MRKQNKRHRKIRKCIEGPNFSGQHLLHNKKIVEDVINRAQITKKDTVMEIGAGKGAFTLPLAEKAGKVLAVENDKEFVEILKQKTEPSSNVKIIAEDFLKCYLPKEPFSVVASIPYAITTPIMEKLLHHPGKSFKKATIVMEKGAAMRFTATPITNPKILKWRMWFDLKVERFISRTNFSPPPKVDSAVLCLRKKTQPSVPQKHHQRFQRLADYALQHPKLPFHEALKSVFTSKQIKHITRDAGIERFQPISSLDEYQWGTVFYAMIDHVEPVKWPKKRKTGRRGRG from the coding sequence ATGAGAAAGCAAAATAAAAGGCATCGTAAAATTCGCAAATGTATTGAGGGACCTAATTTTTCCGGACAGCACTTGCTTCATAACAAAAAAATTGTTGAAGATGTGATCAATAGAGCGCAGATCACTAAAAAGGATACAGTAATGGAAATCGGCGCGGGGAAGGGCGCATTTACGCTCCCTCTCGCGGAAAAAGCAGGAAAGGTTTTGGCGGTTGAAAATGATAAGGAATTTGTAGAAATTCTTAAACAGAAAACAGAACCCTCTTCGAATGTGAAAATTATCGCGGAAGATTTTCTGAAATGCTACCTTCCGAAAGAACCCTTTTCGGTTGTGGCTTCTATTCCTTATGCGATTACAACACCGATTATGGAGAAGCTTCTTCATCATCCGGGAAAATCTTTTAAAAAAGCCACCATTGTCATGGAAAAAGGGGCGGCCATGCGATTTACAGCTACCCCAATTACGAATCCAAAGATATTAAAATGGAGAATGTGGTTTGATCTAAAGGTTGAACGATTCATTTCCCGAACCAATTTTTCGCCGCCTCCGAAGGTTGATTCTGCCGTTTTATGCTTGCGGAAAAAGACACAGCCATCCGTTCCCCAAAAGCATCATCAGCGGTTTCAAAGATTGGCCGATTATGCATTGCAGCACCCTAAGCTTCCTTTTCATGAAGCGTTAAAAAGTGTATTTACATCAAAACAGATAAAGCATATTACCAGGGATGCCGGGATCGAACGATTTCAGCCAATTAGCAGCTTGGATGAATACCAATGGGGAACTGTGTTCTACGCAATGATTGATCATGTGGAGCCGGTAAAGTGGCCAAAGAAAAGAAAAACAGGGAGAAGAGGACGCGGGTAA
- a CDS encoding PhzF family phenazine biosynthesis isomerase gives MKPVTVYHYDAFSRQPNMGNPAGVVLSEGLSEEEMQLIAKKVGFNETAFPMLSEKADVRIRYFTPGHEINLCGHATMASIYALKTRNLLADKNEFTIETKAGILPVKIEAGHEDDFAITMQQAEPEFKPFKGSKKALAVAIGLHEDDLHPELPIVYGSTGAWTLLVPVMNLSAFERMVPNNNVFPGVLTEMPKASIHPFCLETYDPLADMHARHFSSPFSGTIEDPVTGTASGVMGAYYASHIKENPSLELLIEQGHELNRDGRVAVFVSKNDSSWKIEIRGQACFVKEMMV, from the coding sequence ATGAAACCAGTAACAGTCTACCACTACGATGCGTTCAGCCGTCAGCCGAATATGGGGAATCCTGCAGGGGTTGTTCTTTCAGAAGGCTTGAGCGAAGAAGAGATGCAGTTGATTGCTAAAAAAGTAGGCTTTAACGAAACTGCCTTTCCAATGCTGTCAGAGAAAGCTGATGTAAGAATCCGTTACTTTACCCCGGGGCACGAGATCAATCTATGCGGGCATGCCACGATGGCGTCCATTTACGCATTAAAGACGAGAAATTTGTTGGCTGATAAAAATGAATTTACGATCGAAACAAAAGCAGGGATTTTGCCTGTGAAAATAGAAGCAGGCCATGAAGATGATTTTGCGATTACGATGCAGCAGGCGGAACCTGAGTTCAAGCCTTTTAAGGGATCGAAGAAAGCTTTGGCTGTTGCTATTGGTTTGCATGAAGATGACCTTCATCCGGAGCTCCCTATCGTATACGGTAGCACAGGCGCATGGACCTTGCTTGTTCCAGTCATGAATTTATCTGCTTTTGAACGAATGGTTCCGAACAATAATGTATTTCCTGGAGTATTAACGGAAATGCCAAAGGCGTCGATACATCCATTTTGCTTAGAAACATACGATCCACTGGCTGATATGCATGCGAGACACTTTTCGTCGCCATTTTCCGGAACGATTGAGGATCCTGTCACTGGAACAGCTTCAGGGGTAATGGGCGCGTACTATGCCAGCCATATCAAAGAAAACCCTTCTCTTGAACTGCTCATTGAACAAGGACATGAGTTGAATCGAGATGGAAGAGTTGCAGTATTCGTGTCAAAAAATGACTCGTCCTGGAAAATTGAGATTAGAGGACAAGCGTGTTTTGTGAAGGAAATGATGGTATAA
- a CDS encoding AAA family ATPase, giving the protein MKGNYLKSIELVKEKVLSFDEFPFCLPIIKDMGKLEFRSQVTYIVGENGMGKSNFLEALAMNLGFNPEGGSFNFNFSTFDSHSKLGDYIRLAKGARRPKDGFFLRAETFYNLASNIEELDREPGSPRVIDSYGGVSLHEQSHGESFFSLFMHRFGGNGLYILDEPEAALSPLRQISMLSKIHELAGQNSQFIIATHSPIIMAYPDSQILELTEEGVNETSLEETNHYRMMKQFFLDKDRLLHHLFEK; this is encoded by the coding sequence ATGAAGGGGAATTATCTGAAATCGATCGAACTAGTAAAGGAAAAGGTTCTGTCATTTGACGAATTTCCCTTTTGCCTCCCGATTATTAAAGACATGGGAAAGTTAGAATTTCGCAGTCAAGTGACGTATATCGTCGGTGAAAACGGAATGGGAAAATCAAACTTCTTAGAAGCGCTTGCTATGAACTTGGGATTCAATCCTGAGGGAGGCTCGTTTAATTTTAATTTCTCTACCTTTGATTCCCATTCGAAGCTTGGGGACTATATTCGGCTCGCGAAAGGTGCAAGAAGGCCGAAGGATGGTTTTTTTCTCCGAGCTGAAACTTTCTACAACCTTGCTTCAAATATTGAGGAACTCGACAGGGAACCAGGTAGTCCTCGTGTGATCGATTCCTATGGAGGAGTTTCCCTGCATGAACAATCCCATGGTGAATCGTTTTTTTCGTTGTTTATGCACAGGTTCGGAGGCAATGGCCTTTATATTCTAGATGAGCCGGAAGCTGCACTTTCTCCGCTTCGGCAGATTTCCATGCTCTCAAAAATTCATGAACTTGCCGGACAAAATTCTCAGTTCATCATTGCAACCCACTCCCCAATTATTATGGCTTATCCTGATTCTCAAATTCTCGAGCTCACCGAAGAGGGGGTTAACGAAACCTCACTGGAAGAGACAAATCACTATCGCATGATGAAGCAATTTTTCCTTGATAAAGACCGTCTGCTTCATCATTTATTTGAAAAATAA
- a CDS encoding alpha/beta family hydrolase, with amino-acid sequence MEILDKTVNGYNGLPVQIAHFKQRAADTLAILLPGLGYTNQAPLLYYSLRVFLNRGYDVLQINYNYQSNSYKALSNEEFDSSLKFDVKATVDEVLESNVYQSFYLTGKSLGTIGLASELAHREQFQSAKAIWLTPLITREEVFQAMAHGKNKGMQFIGDHDPYYVKERFHKILENKNISSKLIEGADHSLEDAGNLQRSMRLLNEIIKDIEGFLDLQ; translated from the coding sequence TTGGAAATACTGGACAAAACGGTTAACGGTTATAATGGGCTGCCTGTTCAAATTGCTCATTTCAAACAAAGAGCGGCAGATACTCTGGCAATTTTGCTCCCTGGACTGGGATACACCAATCAGGCGCCGCTTTTGTACTATTCCTTACGTGTATTCCTTAATCGCGGTTATGATGTTCTTCAAATAAACTACAACTATCAGTCTAATAGCTACAAAGCATTGTCAAATGAAGAATTTGATTCGTCTTTAAAATTTGACGTCAAAGCTACGGTAGACGAAGTGCTGGAGAGCAATGTCTACCAAAGCTTTTATCTTACAGGGAAATCGCTGGGGACGATTGGATTAGCTTCGGAATTAGCGCACAGGGAGCAATTTCAATCGGCAAAAGCAATTTGGCTTACTCCTTTAATTACTAGGGAAGAAGTGTTTCAAGCTATGGCACACGGCAAAAATAAGGGCATGCAGTTTATCGGAGACCACGACCCTTACTATGTAAAGGAGCGATTTCATAAGATCTTAGAAAATAAGAATATATCATCAAAGCTTATTGAAGGGGCGGATCATAGTTTAGAGGATGCTGGCAATCTACAGCGGTCCATGCGGCTATTAAATGAAATAATTAAGGATATAGAAGGCTTCTTAGACCTTCAATAA
- a CDS encoding HpcH/HpaI aldolase/citrate lyase family protein, with the protein MQYFRFLNDYQKDSIFYKKPASVSKDSDKRKLEYALGATLYMPATRKDVADMIIQRKYKEMCSMVLCLEDSIGDSFVEEAQKQIVIEMKKITLALNAGRISSDELPLIFIRVRNSEQLTVLGNELGQDLHLITGFVYPKFSSKNAKAYLSGQNALAQAHGIALYGMPILESEEIINKLTRSEELFKMNEIMDSYKESILNIRIGATDLCGLFGIRRSPSMTIYDIKVISDLIIDIVNFFGRTFCISGAVWEYFENPSKIVKPQLRPSPFDHSLGEIGLRVRTSRYDDGLIKETILDLANGIHGKTVIHPTHLKIVQSLLTVSKEDYLDAKSIVEHANGTSSGGAIKSSFANKMNEIKPHLKWAQTILIKSDIYGVYHENRSYIDMLTEQTHATNLG; encoded by the coding sequence GTGCAATACTTTCGTTTTTTAAATGATTATCAAAAGGATTCGATCTTTTATAAAAAACCGGCATCTGTTTCTAAAGATTCGGATAAAAGGAAATTGGAGTACGCGTTAGGGGCGACGCTTTATATGCCCGCCACTCGAAAAGACGTAGCAGACATGATCATTCAAAGAAAGTACAAAGAAATGTGCAGCATGGTATTATGCTTAGAAGATTCCATAGGTGACTCTTTCGTTGAAGAAGCGCAAAAACAGATTGTCATAGAAATGAAAAAAATCACCCTCGCGTTGAATGCTGGCCGGATCTCTTCGGATGAACTGCCGCTGATTTTTATCCGTGTCCGAAACTCTGAGCAATTGACTGTTCTCGGTAATGAGCTTGGCCAAGACTTACATTTGATCACCGGCTTCGTTTACCCGAAATTTTCTTCAAAAAATGCTAAGGCTTACCTGTCTGGGCAAAACGCACTGGCACAAGCACATGGTATTGCGCTGTATGGTATGCCCATTTTGGAGTCAGAGGAAATCATCAACAAATTAACGAGAAGCGAAGAGCTGTTTAAGATGAATGAGATTATGGACAGCTATAAAGAGTCAATTCTGAATATTCGAATTGGCGCTACAGACCTCTGTGGACTCTTCGGCATAAGAAGAAGTCCGTCTATGACCATCTATGATATCAAAGTAATCTCGGATTTAATCATTGATATTGTCAATTTCTTCGGTAGAACTTTCTGTATTTCAGGTGCCGTATGGGAATACTTCGAAAATCCTTCAAAAATAGTAAAACCACAGCTTAGACCGTCTCCCTTCGACCATTCTCTAGGAGAAATAGGATTAAGAGTTCGCACCAGCAGGTATGATGATGGATTGATAAAAGAAACCATTTTGGATCTAGCGAATGGAATCCATGGAAAAACAGTCATTCATCCGACTCATCTGAAAATTGTTCAAAGCTTGCTTACTGTCTCAAAAGAGGATTATTTGGATGCAAAATCGATTGTTGAACACGCGAATGGCACGTCAAGCGGAGGAGCGATCAAAAGCTCATTTGCCAATAAAATGAACGAAATTAAACCGCATTTGAAATGGGCGCAAACGATTCTTATCAAGTCGGACATATACGGGGTGTATCATGAAAATCGCAGCTACATCGACATGCTTACAGAGCAAACACATGCTACAAATCTTGGATAA
- a CDS encoding ECF-type riboflavin transporter substrate-binding protein, whose translation MGQFTTRTVVAIGIGAALYGILGLWGFSIAPNTYIKPAIALLVIFGALFGPVTGLLVGLIGHTLTDAIAGFGIWWGWVISSGITGLFSGFIIYKKSFSIKEGKFTKPHFGLLIATSVTGILLGLIFAGLFDIFIMGEPADKIFIQVGGAILANLLVLFVIALPALIAIAKVNKRSTNLKVEQ comes from the coding sequence TTGGGCCAGTTTACGACTCGTACAGTTGTTGCCATTGGTATCGGTGCTGCTCTTTACGGAATTTTAGGTCTTTGGGGGTTTTCGATTGCTCCAAACACGTACATTAAGCCTGCGATCGCTTTATTGGTAATTTTCGGAGCACTTTTTGGACCGGTTACCGGGCTTCTTGTGGGTTTAATCGGCCACACGCTGACTGATGCAATTGCAGGCTTTGGAATCTGGTGGGGCTGGGTCATTAGCTCGGGAATAACAGGCTTATTTTCTGGATTTATTATCTACAAAAAAAGCTTTAGCATAAAAGAGGGGAAATTCACCAAACCGCATTTCGGTCTCTTAATCGCTACAAGTGTAACAGGAATACTATTAGGACTTATTTTTGCCGGGTTATTTGATATTTTCATCATGGGCGAACCAGCAGATAAAATCTTTATTCAAGTTGGAGGGGCAATTCTTGCCAACCTGTTAGTCTTATTCGTTATTGCCCTCCCAGCCTTGATAGCAATTGCAAAAGTAAACAAACGAAGCACAAATTTAAAAGTCGAACAATAG
- a CDS encoding TerD family protein — MAIQLSKGQRIDLTKSNPDLTRAIIGLGWDTNKYSGGEAFDLDASAFLTGSDGRCTEDLDFVFYNNLEHPSKSVIHSGDNRTGEGAGDDEQLIVDFSKIPSTIDKIAITVTIHDAERRNQNFGQVSNAFVRLESADTNEELLRFDLGEDFSIETAVVFCELYRHGQDWKFSAVGSGFSGGLSALCKNFGLEV, encoded by the coding sequence ATGGCCATTCAACTTTCCAAAGGACAAAGAATTGATTTAACGAAATCTAACCCAGACCTTACACGTGCGATTATCGGTCTGGGTTGGGATACGAACAAATACTCAGGCGGAGAGGCATTTGATTTAGATGCCTCTGCGTTTTTGACCGGCTCTGACGGAAGATGTACAGAGGATCTTGATTTTGTTTTTTACAACAATCTCGAACACCCGAGTAAATCGGTGATTCACAGTGGTGACAACCGGACGGGCGAAGGCGCCGGCGATGATGAGCAGCTGATCGTCGATTTTAGCAAAATTCCTTCGACTATCGATAAAATCGCGATTACGGTTACGATTCATGATGCGGAACGAAGAAACCAAAATTTTGGACAAGTTTCAAATGCTTTTGTACGTCTTGAAAGTGCCGATACTAATGAAGAATTGCTTCGGTTTGATCTTGGTGAAGACTTTTCCATCGAAACGGCAGTCGTATTTTGTGAATTGTACCGCCATGGCCAGGATTGGAAATTTTCCGCTGTAGGGAGCGGCTTTTCCGGCGGCTTATCTGCATTGTGCAAAAATTTTGGCCTCGAGGTATAA
- a CDS encoding M20 family metallopeptidase → MKNNIHQEIEKIRTELYGISQYIGENPELGHEEFKASKKLSEELKKHGFAVEMGTAGLATAFTGVYDSGKPGPSIGFMAEYDALPEIGHACGHNLIGTMSVAAAIGLSKVISEIGGTLYVYGTPAEETTGGKVTMADLGLFNHLDAAMMVHPYCRHEKSGTSLAMDAIQFDFYGKAAHAAGSPHEGINALDAVIQTFNGINALRQHILPTARIHGVIPHGGSAANVVPDYAQAQFYVRATERAYLNELLEKVKNCAKAAALATGAKLETSFYELSYDDLKTNEALSEAFTANMIELGVDPQEIHEKSDGGGSVDMGNVSQFAPSIHPYIQICHEPYACHTVEFREAAMSDMGFGGLMLAAKCMAYTAYDLLTNQELLGKVKEEFALLQGKQSAAEGNN, encoded by the coding sequence ATGAAAAATAATATTCATCAAGAAATAGAAAAAATAAGAACCGAATTATATGGAATCAGCCAGTACATAGGAGAAAATCCTGAACTCGGCCATGAAGAGTTTAAAGCGTCAAAGAAATTGTCAGAGGAACTTAAGAAACATGGCTTTGCTGTTGAAATGGGAACTGCTGGATTGGCGACTGCCTTTACGGGAGTATATGACAGCGGAAAACCTGGTCCTTCCATTGGCTTTATGGCAGAATATGATGCTCTTCCTGAAATCGGCCATGCTTGTGGACACAACCTGATTGGGACGATGTCTGTAGCAGCTGCAATCGGACTAAGTAAAGTCATCAGCGAGATCGGCGGCACACTTTACGTCTATGGAACTCCAGCAGAAGAAACGACAGGTGGAAAAGTGACGATGGCAGATCTTGGCTTGTTTAACCATTTGGATGCAGCGATGATGGTTCATCCGTACTGCCGTCACGAAAAAAGCGGGACGTCGCTCGCCATGGACGCGATTCAATTTGATTTTTACGGAAAAGCTGCTCATGCAGCAGGAAGCCCGCATGAAGGGATTAATGCTTTGGACGCTGTTATCCAAACGTTTAACGGAATCAATGCGCTTAGACAGCATATTCTTCCTACTGCGCGGATACACGGGGTGATTCCTCATGGAGGTTCTGCGGCAAATGTCGTCCCGGATTATGCGCAGGCTCAATTTTACGTGCGCGCAACCGAACGAGCTTATTTGAACGAGCTTTTGGAAAAAGTGAAAAACTGTGCCAAAGCAGCGGCGCTTGCCACGGGTGCAAAATTGGAAACATCCTTTTACGAGCTGTCTTACGATGATCTAAAAACGAATGAAGCCTTATCGGAAGCTTTTACTGCAAATATGATCGAATTAGGCGTCGATCCTCAGGAAATTCATGAGAAATCAGACGGCGGCGGTTCCGTAGACATGGGAAATGTCAGCCAGTTTGCTCCTTCAATCCACCCTTATATTCAAATCTGCCATGAGCCTTACGCGTGCCATACGGTTGAATTCCGCGAAGCAGCGATGAGCGATATGGGCTTTGGAGGCTTAATGCTTGCGGCAAAATGCATGGCCTATACTGCATATGATTTATTGACAAATCAGGAATTGTTGGGAAAAGTGAAGGAAGAGTTTGCTTTGCTGCAAGGAAAACAGTCAGCAGCTGAAGGCAATAATTAA
- a CDS encoding TerC family protein — protein MWWEEVITDPVAWGLIGTLVIMEGLLSADNALVLAVMVKHLPEKQRKKALTYGLLGAYIFRFLFIGIGVYLVNFWWIKLLGAGYLAWLVIKHFWLGEKDDEAKGMKKDSWLVRVFGVFWATVIAVEIMDIAFSIDSILAAFAISNKVWVLLLGGMIGILMMRTVAKLFLVLIDKIPELEGTAFILIGLIAIKMALTIVHVEIPHEIFFLIIISAFVVTFIIHNINKKKHQGEEQAAASREE, from the coding sequence ATGTGGTGGGAAGAGGTTATTACAGATCCTGTTGCATGGGGATTGATAGGAACCTTGGTAATAATGGAAGGGTTGCTTTCAGCAGATAACGCCCTCGTGCTCGCAGTCATGGTTAAGCACCTTCCTGAGAAACAGCGGAAAAAAGCGTTAACTTACGGTTTGTTAGGAGCATATATTTTCCGTTTTCTTTTCATAGGTATCGGTGTGTATTTAGTAAATTTCTGGTGGATCAAGCTGTTGGGCGCCGGATATCTTGCCTGGCTCGTCATTAAGCATTTCTGGTTAGGGGAAAAAGACGACGAGGCAAAGGGAATGAAAAAAGACAGCTGGCTTGTTCGCGTATTTGGCGTGTTTTGGGCGACGGTCATTGCAGTCGAAATTATGGATATTGCCTTTTCGATCGACAGTATACTCGCGGCTTTTGCCATTTCCAATAAGGTGTGGGTACTCCTTTTAGGCGGTATGATTGGTATTCTAATGATGCGTACGGTTGCAAAATTATTTTTGGTGCTTATCGACAAAATTCCTGAGCTTGAAGGAACAGCATTTATTCTTATTGGTCTTATTGCGATTAAAATGGCTTTAACAATTGTTCATGTTGAAATCCCGCACGAGATTTTCTTTCTTATTATTATTTCAGCATTTGTCGTTACTTTTATTATTCACAATATCAATAAAAAAAAGCATCAGGGGGAAGAACAAGCTGCGGCATCAAGAGAAGAATAG
- a CDS encoding TerD family protein, protein MAISLSKGQKVDLTKTNPGLNKVIVGLGWDTNKYDGGNDFDLDSSVFLLDSTGRCASSADFVFYNQTEGAGGAVVHTGDNRTGEGSGDDEQVKISLNDVPANISKISFVITIHEGEARNQNFGQVSNAYVRVVNEDGNEELIRYDLSEDFSIETALITGELYRHGTEWKFSAVGSGYQGGLARIATDYGLEIG, encoded by the coding sequence ATGGCAATTTCACTTTCAAAAGGACAAAAAGTTGATTTAACGAAAACAAATCCAGGGCTAAATAAAGTAATTGTTGGACTCGGCTGGGATACAAACAAATATGATGGCGGCAATGATTTTGATTTGGATTCGAGCGTGTTTTTATTAGATTCAACAGGAAGATGCGCTTCTTCAGCTGATTTTGTATTTTACAATCAAACCGAAGGAGCAGGCGGCGCAGTTGTTCATACAGGTGACAACCGTACCGGCGAGGGATCAGGCGATGACGAGCAAGTGAAAATCAGCCTGAACGATGTACCTGCAAACATAAGCAAAATTTCATTTGTCATTACGATTCATGAAGGGGAAGCACGCAATCAGAATTTTGGTCAAGTGTCAAACGCTTATGTGCGTGTCGTAAATGAAGACGGCAATGAAGAGCTGATTCGCTACGATCTTTCTGAAGATTTTTCGATTGAAACGGCGTTGATTACCGGAGAGCTTTATCGCCACGGAACAGAATGGAAATTTTCTGCTGTAGGCTCCGGATATCAAGGCGGACTTGCAAGAATTGCAACAGACTATGGTTTGGAAATTGGCTAA
- a CDS encoding TerD family protein, which translates to MAISLEKGQRIDLTKGNAGLTKLLVGLGWDPVSKKGGGFLGGLFGGGGSNIDCDSSVLLLENDRFTDKKNCIFFGNLKSSDGSVVHTGDNLTGEGAGDDEQVMIDLKNVPQAINKLVFVVNIYDCVSRKQDFGMIENAFIRVVDQSNNNELVRYNLKDDYKGKTSLIVGEIYRNGAEWKFSAVGNGTNDTSITEVVKRYQ; encoded by the coding sequence ATGGCAATTTCATTAGAAAAAGGACAAAGAATCGATCTGACAAAAGGCAACGCTGGGTTAACGAAGCTTTTGGTTGGACTTGGATGGGATCCTGTATCTAAAAAGGGAGGCGGCTTCCTCGGCGGTTTGTTTGGCGGAGGCGGCAGCAATATCGATTGTGATTCCTCTGTTTTACTGCTTGAAAATGATAGATTTACAGATAAAAAGAATTGTATTTTCTTCGGCAATTTAAAAAGCAGTGATGGAAGTGTTGTTCATACTGGCGATAATTTAACAGGTGAAGGCGCCGGAGATGACGAGCAGGTTATGATTGATCTTAAAAACGTACCGCAGGCAATTAATAAACTGGTATTTGTCGTAAATATTTATGATTGTGTATCTCGTAAACAGGATTTTGGAATGATCGAAAATGCATTTATCCGAGTTGTTGACCAATCTAACAACAACGAGCTGGTGAGATATAACTTAAAAGACGATTATAAAGGAAAAACGAGCCTGATCGTCGGTGAAATCTATCGAAACGGAGCGGAATGGAAATTTTCCGCGGTAGGCAATGGAACAAACGATACAAGTATTACAGAAGTTGTTAAACGTTATCAATAA